One Nocardia iowensis DNA window includes the following coding sequences:
- the efp gene encoding elongation factor P, which translates to MADTSDFKNGLVLKIDGQLQQIVEFQHVKPGKGPAFVRTKLKNVLSGKVVDKTFNAGVKVETATVDRRDMTYLYHDGSDYVFMDGDTFDQISISEQTIGPGSRFLLENMSVQVATHEGAPLYVELPVTVELQVQHTDIGLQGDRSTGGTKPATLETGAEVQVPLFINTGDKLRIDSRDGSYLGRVNA; encoded by the coding sequence GTGGCGGACACCAGCGACTTCAAGAACGGCCTTGTGCTGAAAATCGACGGTCAGCTCCAGCAGATCGTCGAATTCCAGCACGTCAAGCCGGGTAAGGGTCCCGCCTTCGTGCGAACCAAGCTGAAGAACGTGCTGTCCGGCAAGGTCGTCGACAAGACCTTCAACGCGGGCGTGAAGGTGGAGACGGCCACCGTCGACCGCCGCGACATGACCTACCTGTACCACGACGGCTCGGACTACGTCTTCATGGACGGCGACACGTTCGACCAGATCTCCATCTCCGAGCAGACCATCGGCCCTGGCTCCCGGTTCCTGCTGGAGAACATGTCCGTGCAGGTCGCCACGCACGAGGGTGCGCCGCTCTACGTCGAGCTTCCGGTGACGGTCGAGCTCCAGGTGCAGCACACCGACATCGGCCTGCAGGGCGACCGCTCCACCGGCGGCACCAAGCCCGCCACCCTGGAGACCGGCGCCGAGGTGCAGGTCCCGCTGTTCATCAACACCGGCGACAAGCTGCGCATCGACTCGCGTGATGGCAGCTACCTCGGCCGAGTCAACGCCTGA
- a CDS encoding M24 family metallopeptidase has product MCADHVGHAPDYAARRGALRSLLVENGVDALLVTDLVNLRYLTGFTGSNAALLVHSWDMRNAEERTVIGTDGRYRTQVAEQVPDLRAEIARATARRIVELAGEWQLGRIGYESHVVTVEQHRGFVEQRTGLEFVATPGLIEQLRMVKDAYEVDQLRAACVAGDAGLAALLERGGLRPGRTERQVARDLEWAMFEHGAEAISFETIVATGVNSAVPHHRPTEAVLAAGDFVKLDFGAMIGGYHSDMTRTFVLGTPSDWQREVYSLVEAAQRAGREALRPGVKVADVDAASRSVIEAAGHGKLFVHGLGHGVGLQIHEAPGIAKNGTGTLLAGVAVTVEPGVYFPGRGGVRIEDTLVVREGGPELLTNTSKDLTVVE; this is encoded by the coding sequence ATGTGTGCTGATCACGTGGGCCATGCGCCCGACTACGCCGCGCGGCGTGGCGCGCTGCGGAGTCTGCTGGTGGAAAACGGGGTAGACGCCCTGCTGGTCACCGACCTGGTGAACCTCAGATATCTCACCGGCTTCACCGGATCCAACGCGGCGTTGCTGGTGCATTCCTGGGACATGCGCAACGCCGAGGAGCGCACGGTGATCGGCACCGACGGCCGATACCGCACCCAGGTCGCCGAGCAGGTTCCGGACCTACGCGCCGAGATCGCCAGAGCCACCGCCCGCCGCATCGTCGAACTGGCAGGCGAATGGCAGCTCGGCCGGATCGGCTACGAGAGTCACGTCGTCACCGTCGAACAGCACCGCGGCTTCGTCGAACAGCGCACCGGGCTGGAATTCGTCGCGACACCCGGCCTGATCGAGCAGCTGCGCATGGTCAAGGACGCCTACGAGGTGGACCAGCTCCGGGCCGCCTGCGTGGCGGGCGACGCCGGACTGGCCGCCCTGCTCGAACGCGGCGGGCTGCGACCGGGCCGCACCGAACGGCAGGTCGCCAGGGACCTCGAATGGGCCATGTTCGAGCACGGCGCCGAGGCGATCTCGTTCGAGACCATCGTGGCGACCGGCGTGAATTCGGCTGTCCCGCATCATCGGCCGACCGAGGCCGTACTCGCCGCCGGTGACTTCGTCAAGCTCGACTTCGGCGCGATGATCGGCGGCTACCACTCCGACATGACCCGCACCTTCGTTCTCGGCACCCCCAGCGACTGGCAGCGCGAGGTGTACTCGCTGGTCGAAGCCGCGCAGCGGGCCGGACGGGAAGCGCTGCGACCAGGCGTCAAGGTCGCCGACGTCGACGCGGCGTCGCGCTCGGTGATCGAGGCGGCGGGGCACGGCAAGCTGTTCGTGCACGGCCTCGGGCACGGTGTGGGACTGCAGATCCACGAAGCGCCGGGAATCGCGAAAAACGGAACCGGTACACTTCTTGCTGGCGTGGCGGTGACCGTCGAACCTGGTGTGTACTTTCCCGGCCGCGGCGGGGTCCGGATCGAGGACACGCTCGTGGTGCGCGAAGGGGGCCCGGAGCTGCTCACCAACACCAGCAAAGACCTGACCGTCGTCGAATGA
- a CDS encoding prepilin peptidase yields MPILAFAALLAWCVVLSVIDFRQRRLPNPLTGWGALGIFGYALSTTQFTAALLGAALLVVPYLAVHLVLPTAFGAGDVKLAVGLGAAAALGGGQAWVWAALTAPLLTATAGIVLLGLHRSRAPVDGADAPRRLALPHGPAMCLATVCALATANAG; encoded by the coding sequence ATGCCGATCCTCGCGTTCGCCGCCCTCCTCGCGTGGTGTGTTGTGTTGAGCGTCATCGATTTTCGACAGCGGCGACTACCGAATCCGCTGACCGGATGGGGTGCGCTTGGCATCTTCGGATACGCCCTGTCCACAACACAATTCACAGCCGCGCTACTCGGTGCGGCCCTGCTGGTGGTGCCGTATCTGGCGGTGCATCTGGTGCTGCCGACGGCCTTCGGTGCCGGAGATGTGAAGCTGGCTGTCGGCTTGGGCGCGGCCGCCGCGCTCGGCGGTGGGCAGGCGTGGGTCTGGGCGGCGCTGACCGCACCACTGCTGACCGCGACCGCCGGGATCGTCCTGCTCGGGCTGCACCGAAGCCGAGCTCCGGTCGACGGCGCCGACGCGCCCCGCCGACTCGCGCTGCCCCACGGTCCCGCCATGTGCCTGGCGACCGTGTGTGCCCTGGCCACAGCGAACGCCGGATGA
- the aroC gene encoding chorismate synthase — MLRWITAGESHGPALVTILEGMVAGVEVTSDEISAQLARRRLGYGRGARMKFEADKVTVVGGVRHGRTMGGPVAIEIANSEWPKWTTVMSADPVDPAELAELARNAPLTRPRPGHADYSGMLKYGFDDARNVLERASARETAARVAAGTVARNFLRQAFGVEVISHVVSIGTARNTTGVVPTAADLAAIDESPVRAFDKDAAAAMIAEIEAAKKDGDTLGGVVEVVVEGLPVGLGSFVSGENRLDSRLAAALMGIQAIKGVEVGDGFETARRRGSQAHDEMRPGPDGVLRSTNRAGGLEGGMTNGEALRVRAAMKPISTVPRALSTVDMTTGEEAVAIHQRSDVCAVPAAGVVAESMVALVVAQAALEKFGGDSLGETLENITSYVKRISSRPHVGPAETSTAPGESSTAPAETSTP; from the coding sequence GTGTTGCGCTGGATAACTGCCGGAGAATCCCACGGTCCCGCTCTCGTCACCATCCTCGAGGGGATGGTGGCCGGTGTCGAGGTCACGTCCGACGAGATCTCCGCGCAGTTGGCGCGCCGCAGGCTCGGTTACGGCCGCGGCGCCAGGATGAAGTTCGAGGCCGACAAGGTGACCGTCGTCGGCGGTGTCCGGCACGGCCGGACTATGGGCGGCCCGGTTGCCATCGAAATCGCCAACTCCGAGTGGCCGAAGTGGACGACGGTCATGTCCGCCGACCCGGTCGACCCGGCCGAGCTCGCCGAACTGGCCCGCAACGCCCCGCTCACCCGACCGCGCCCCGGCCACGCCGACTACTCGGGCATGCTCAAGTACGGCTTCGACGACGCCCGCAACGTGCTGGAGCGCGCCAGCGCCAGGGAGACCGCGGCGCGCGTCGCGGCGGGCACCGTGGCACGGAACTTCCTGCGCCAGGCGTTCGGCGTCGAAGTGATCTCGCACGTCGTGTCGATCGGCACCGCGCGGAACACCACCGGCGTGGTGCCGACCGCCGCCGATCTCGCCGCCATTGACGAGAGCCCGGTGCGCGCGTTCGACAAGGACGCGGCGGCCGCGATGATCGCCGAGATCGAGGCGGCCAAGAAGGACGGCGACACTCTCGGTGGCGTGGTCGAGGTCGTCGTCGAGGGTCTCCCGGTCGGACTCGGCTCGTTCGTCAGCGGCGAGAATCGGCTCGACTCGCGGCTCGCGGCCGCGCTCATGGGCATTCAGGCCATCAAGGGCGTCGAGGTCGGCGACGGTTTCGAGACCGCACGCAGGCGCGGCAGCCAGGCGCACGACGAGATGCGGCCCGGCCCCGACGGCGTGCTGCGTTCCACCAACCGCGCGGGCGGACTCGAGGGCGGCATGACCAACGGCGAAGCGCTGCGGGTGCGCGCCGCGATGAAGCCGATCTCGACCGTGCCCCGCGCGCTGTCGACCGTGGACATGACCACCGGCGAGGAAGCCGTCGCCATCCACCAGCGTTCCGACGTGTGCGCCGTGCCCGCCGCGGGTGTGGTGGCCGAGTCCATGGTCGCGCTGGTCGTCGCGCAGGCCGCGTTGGAGAAGTTCGGTGGTGACTCGCTGGGCGAGACCCTGGAGAACATCACCAGCTACGTCAAACGGATCAGCAGCCGCCCGCATGTCGGCCCCGCTGAGACGAGCACGGCCCCCGGCGAGTCGAGCACGGCCCCCGCTGAGACAAGCACGCCATGA